The genomic stretch AAGTTTTGGAGCGGGATTTCCTGCCAAAGAAGGAAATATTTCAAACAACATGATAAAATGGCTGGAGGACATCAACTTAGAAGCTTCACCCTATGCCATCACTGAATCCATCACAGCGCTTCGTGATCTGGATCTTCGTCCGGAGCTGTCAAAGATCACTGTTCCCGTAGCCATATTCCATGGCATATACGACAAAAACTGCTCCTTTGCCTTGGCTGAGGAATTGCATAAAGGCATCAAAGACTCCTACATCATCAGGTTTGAAAAAAGCGGCCATACACTCTTCATCGAAGAGATGGAAAAGTTCAATACTGAGCTGGAAAAATTCGCCTCAAAATAATAAAACTCCTAAGCCAATGCCACTCCCCAGTGCATTGGCTTTTTTTAATCCCTAATTCGACACACTTAGCCTCTTGGTATTAAAGCAGTCCCCTAAGACATCGGTTGCAGCATATTAAGTTTCTGAGATGAAATCGACACGAACCAAGTTAGAGACAAAAAGATAAATTAAAAACAGATGAAAATACATCACTTACGAAATGCCACTTTGATCATCGAAGTAGGAGACCAAGTCATTTTGGTTGACCCTATGCTTGGCAAAAAAGGGGAATCAAGTCCATCTTTCACATTCTTTCGATTTAAACCACAGCGGAATCCCATAGTGAATCTGCCTGATAATGCTGCAGCGCTATTGAGTAAGGTAACACATTGCCTCATTACTCATTTGCACCCGGATCATATCGACCAATCCGGAGTAGAATTTTTGAAGGCTAACCAAACTCCGGTAACCTGTAGTGCGAAAGATGAAACCAAGCTGAAAAGCAAAGGAATAAAGATTGCCCAAACAGTAAATTATTGGGAAGAAATTGATTTTCTGGGTGGCAGGATACAAGGTATACCTGCGGTTCATGGGTATGGATTTGCCGCTAAGCTTATGGGTGATGTAATGGGATTTTTCATAAGCTTTCCAAACGAAAAATCTATTTACTTAAGTTCTGACACCATTTATACAGAGGCAGTACACAAGGTATTGACAGAATTTAAGCCGGATATATCGGTCGTGGCTTGTGGTACAGCCCAATTAGACCTTTTTCAGCCCTTATTGATGAGAACAGAAGATATACTGAAATTTGCACATAATGCACCTGGAAAAGTAATAGCCAATCATATGGAAGCTGTAAACCACTGCCCTACTTCGCGTCATCAGCTATCTGAACTATTACATAAATCCAATTTGCTAAGCAAAGTTCACATTCCCGAAGACGGGGAAGAAAAAGTTTATTAAGCAGTCAATATATTGCCAAACTATTTAGCTCAAAAATTTGATGCGGTTGTATTGCCATCACAGTAATATAGCTATTTCACATGTGGATAGTAACCATATTTCTTTCAATGACAGTCATGGTAAAACAGCTATGATTGAAACAAATGTTTCTCTTAGTCAAAAATTATTAAATATGTACTATTATAAACTAAGTCTCATATTAGCCTTTCTCCTTTATTCCTTTCACAGTTTAAGTCAAACTATTGATCAGCGGCTGAAGGAGCTGGAATTAACTCTACCAGAAGTAGAGACTCCTGTCGCGACATATCTGAAATGGAAACAGGTGGATAACCTGCTTTACATATCTGGAACCGGCAGTGACATTTTTGGTAAAGTTGGTTCAGATCTGACAGTAGACGAAGGCTATCAAGCAGCCAGGAGTGCTGGATTACAAATTATAGCAGTGCTTCAAGCCTCCACTGGTGATCTAACTAAAATTAATCAGTTTGTAAAAGTTCTCGGAATGGTAAATTCTGATCCAGGCTTTTCCGAACAGTCCATGGTAATCAATGGGTTTTCAGATTTGATTGTAGAAGTATTCGGAGATAAAGGAAAGCATACACGCTCAGCAATCGGTGTTGCAGCTTTACCCAACAATATAGCAGTAGAGATCGAAGTAATTGTAGAACTAAAAAAACAATAAAATAAGACCAGGTTTATATGATTTTCCCGAAACTCTCCATATCATATCCTTGCAGCACTACATCCAACTTTTCCTTCCTTCTCTTATTGGCTTCAGCTTCTTCCATGATTAAGATCAGCTTCAGCAGCTTCATTCTTAACCCCCTGTCTCTTAGGTCCAATCCATTTTGGCTGAGTGATTCTTCTATGAAATCCTTAGCATTGAAAGGGTGGACAGCTTCACCTCTAAAGGCAGCATCAGCAGGATGAACCACCTCATTATACATATTCATCAATACAACACCATTGTCAGCCTTCTTCAGCATATCCAGAGCATTCTCTATTACTTTCTTCAGTTTCATAAAAAGGGGTAATTTAACCTCAAAATTGACAAATATTAATACACGAAAACATCATGATTCTATACCGGGAAAGGCACATTAAATAATAATCAAAAATGACACCCAAAATGAAACAAATTTAACCAATGCCCCAAGATTGAAATCAGCACCAAAACGAGAGAAGGGAACTATAGACTTCCTTATTTCTTCATAAGAAGGCATATTCCAATAACTTGAGAAAGGTCATGAAAAATGTGGTAATATATTTTCTCCAATTTCTTCTATCACTTCCTCCGCTGGTCTTGAACCATATTTTAAATTTAAGATTACGTGATTAACACCATATGATTCTAACAATCTCAAATGCGTATATAAATATTCCGTCCCCGATTTTATCCCCAAATGGATTGGGGTTGGTCTTGCCTTAGGATCTTTCGTTAAATCAACGTACAACGATTGCATAAATGGTTTCCAATCTGAATTAATCCCTTTTAATGCATCTCGCCATTGTTGCATTACAATAGGAAGTGTTTTGAAATCTCTTGGATAATACAACCAACCATCTGAATGTTCAGCAATCCATTCCAAGGATTGTCCAGAATGCCCAGTTATTAACATTGGCGTTTTTTTGTAATACTTCGGCACGAGATCTATGGCTCCATTGGTTTTGCCATAATATTTTGAAGAGTAGGCTGGGAAATCACCTTGCAATGCTTTGATATAAAAATAGCTATCTCTGAAAAGTTCGGACTTATCCGCTAAATTTTGATTGAATGCAGGATATTCTATGGGCCGATCACCTGAAGCTACACCTAAAACCAATCGTTCATTTGATAGGATTTGAAGGCTATTAATTGATTTTGCAGTATGAACTGGATGACGTAACGGTAAAATTATACTTGCCGAGCCTAAAGCAATCTTACTTGTATGGTTCATAATATGTGTCATATAAATCCAAGGGTCATACAATTGCCCAGCATCACCAAATGATGGGTCATTGAACGGAACATCTCTAAACCAAAGTGCTTTAAAACCTAATTCCTCTACTCGTTTGGCAAGTTTTTCTTGGTTTTCCATTTTCGCAACTGAACCACTGTATGCCTCAATAGGAAATATAAGACCTAATGTCAACTTACCTTTGTTTGCTATCTTCTTAAGAGTGCTCATTATCTGTTTATTTTTTTGTCTCAGAAATTATTTTTAAAATTTCACCATTGTTATATTCGACATTCTGGGCATTAGGAGAAGCATCTTTATCGATGTTTAATACTTTCCGTTGCTACCTTCATACTTTTCTGGAATAGTTAAATAGTATGAAAAATCAGCGAGTAACAAACTTTTCATTTTCAAGCCCTATTGACTGGAACAACAAAATAAACTTTTCAACAAACAAGTAGAAAATCCTGCAAAAGAGGCAATCAAGTCAATCTTTGATTAAAAATTGACTTGATTGCTTTTTGAAATAGTCAATTCGTTATATCTGGATTCATATAGTTTCGGTCAAGCCAGCTAACTATCTCCATCCAGCTTTCACGGGGAATTACTGAATGTGTAGTATTTTCCATGACCAAAAACTCCTTTTTGTCACCGGGTATCAAGTCATATAATTCTTTTACTTTTTCTACCGTAAATAACTCGTCCTTGTCCCCTACTCCAACCAAAACCGGGATATTCATATCTTTGGGTAGCCTAAGCTTATCTTCGTCAACCATCATGAGGAACCTTGGAGTATAACTCATTGTAAATAGGCTATCTTGGGTCACTGTCATTCCCTCTCTATAGTAATCAACAGATTGATGAGATGGGCGAAACACCGCATTTGCCAAAAATTTTACTTTGTCCATGAAGGAAGGTGGCTTTGATAATCCTTCCCTGCCTTCGTAGGCACCGGAAAGTAACACTACCCCCGACATCTCTTCAGGAATTTCATTTGCCAAATAAAAGGTAGCTGCAACCCCCATGCTGTGCCCCAGGACAACTACTTCAGAAAACCCCAACTCTTTTATATAGGCAACCGTCTCTGCCATGTCAGTAATCCATCTCCCCATTCCAGGTGAATCTCCTCTGTTCCCACCTGACAATCCATGACCTCTATAATCCAAACCAAAAGTGGTATATCCGCTTTCGGAGAATGGTTTTCCTGCCATTTCATATGCACCGCTATGTGCTGTAATACCATGAAGAATCAGTATTGCTATTTCCTTTTTGTCTGAAAACAAACTGTCTGGATTCCATCGTCGCAGAAATAATGTTTCTCCATCATTGGTCTGAATCAAATGGTGTGGTTCTTTAAAATTATTCCTTAAAACAGTTGCCCTTTCTTCGGATATACCTACATGCTGGGCACGGGAAGGAACTGGATAATACACTAAAATTAGTGCTATCCCTACGAAGGCAACTACTACGCTAAACAGAAATCTTAAGATTTTTATAATTTTCATTTTTATGTTTTGTTTCCTCCTTAAAAGATGTAATCCTTAAGCAGGAGCTTTTCCGATAAGATTTTTTTAATCTATCCAAAGAGATTTAATGTTGACGAATTCGCGGATCCCATACCCGGAAAGTTCCCTTCCATACCCGCTATTCTTAATTCCACCGAAGGGCAACCTAGGATCTGAAGTCACCAATTTATTTACAAAGCAACTCCCGGCTTCAAGCTGCAACGCCACTTTTTCACCGCGTTCCCTATCTGATGTGATCACTCCCGATCCTAAACCAAATTGAGAATTATTGGCAAGTGCAATGGCTTCATCTTCATCGGTTGCCCGGATTAAAGAGGCTACCGAACCAAAAAGTTCGTTGTCAAAAGCTTCCATTCCAGGTTTCACATCTACTAAGATGGTAGCGGGGTAGTAAGCTCCCCTTCCTTCGGGGATTTTCCCTCCAAGTATAAGGCGGCCACCTTGCGCTATGGTTTTTGTGACTTGTTCGTGAATTTCATCGCGCAAATCTAACCTTGCCATAGGACCATAATAGGTAGATTCGTCCATAGGATCCCCCATTTTTGCTTGGCGCATCTTTTTGACAAAGCGTTCAAGGAAACTATCATAAATAGCATCGAGGACTACAAAACGTTTGGCCGCAATACAGGTTTGCCCGTTGTTCTGTAATCTTCCGAATGTAGCCAGATCGGTCGCTTCTTCGAGGTCCGCATCATCCAAAACAATATAGGCATCGCTCCCACCAAGTTCTAAAACGGTTTTCTTCAAATTGGCTCCGGCAACAGTTGCAACCGAGCGTCCTGCAGGATCGCTTCCTGTAAGCGTAACCGCTACGATATTCTTATCTTCTATGACATCTTTTACATTGCCTGCATTTATATTCAGATTGGTAAATATGCCTTCGGGAAATCCCGCTTTCCTGAAAGCATCTTCCAGAGCAAATGCACTTCCCTGCACATTGGAGGCATGTTTTAACACTCCAGTATTTCCTGCCATTAAAGCAGGTGCAGCAAAACGAACCACTTGGTAAAACGGGAAATTCCACGGCATTACAGCCAGAATGACTCCCATGGGTTGAAAAGTAACATAACTCTTGTGCGCTTCGGTGTCCACTATCTCCTTTCCAAGTAAACTTTCCGAATTATCCGCATAGAACCGGCATACCCAGGCACATTTTTCTATTTCCTTTCTAGCCTGTCCAATCGTTTTACCCATTTCTGTAGTAGTCAATTGGGCGTATTCCTCTTTGCCTGAATCGAACAAGTCGGCAAGCGCATACATTAGCTTAGAACGTTCCGCAAAGCTGGTTTCCTTCCAGGAAATATAAGCTTCCTTAGCCAAAGCGATCTTTTCTTTAGCTTTGGAAATAGCTATCCTTTCGTATTCGGCCACAGTTTCCCCGTTTACAGGGTTAATCGTCATTGCTTTACTCATGATCATGTTTTTTTAGGTTCACTGGAATATTCCTTAATCAATACATTTAAAATTTCATGGTTAAGAGAGTAATCGACAGCTAAATCGATAAGCTGTACCCCTTTGGCACTCAAAGCATGTTTCAGTACTTGTCGAAACTCATCTACTGATTCCGGCCGATATCCTTTTGCCCCGAAACTTTCGGCATATTTTACAAAGTCCGGATTGCCGTAATCCAAACCATAATTTACAAATCCGAGATCCTGTTGCTTCCATTGTATCATTCCATAGGCATTGTCATTTAGGATAATGACTACCAAATCTAGTTGCAGGCGTATAGCGGTTTCCAATTCCTGAGAATTCATCATAAAACCTCCATCTCCGTTAACGGATATTACTTTTTTATCAGGATCCAACATTTTTGCCATCATCGCTGAGGGAAGGCCTGCCCCCATCGTAGCCAATGCATTATCGAGTAGCAAGCTGTTTTGTACATAGGCTGGATAGTTACGTGCAAACCATATCTTGTACATTCCATTATCTAAAGTTATAATCCCGTCGTCAGGGAGAGTATTTCTGACAATATTCACCACACGCTGGGGTAAAACCGGAAAACGATTGTCGTTTCCGTACTTTGCCAAGTGCGTCATAACGTTTTCTTTTATTTTCAGAAAAAAATCGGTGTTCCAGCTATTGGCATTGGGCTTTAAAGCTTCGGTCAATTCCAAAACACTGTTTGCAATATCTCCGATAACATTCAATTGGGGAAAATAGACTTCGTCTATCTCGGCAGGAAAAAAATTGAGATGGATAACCTTACGTTTGTCCTCTTTCCGCATGAAAAAAGGTGGCTTTTCAATAGTATCGTGGCCTACGTTGATTATCAGGTCAGATTCGTTAATCGCATCATGCAAAAAGTCGTAATTGGACAATGCAGCTGTTCCCAAGTATAATTGATGGCGTTCATCTATGATCCCTTTTCCCATTTGTGTGTTGAAAAAAGGAATACCTATAGAATCAACAAAAGCTGACAATGCCATACTGGCTCTTTTCCTATTGGCTCCTGCCCCTATGAGCAAGAGAGGTTTGCTGGCTTCTTTGATCAGTTCTGCTGCCTGTTCAATTGCATCTTTCCCTGCATATGGAATTTTCCAATCTACCACATCAAATATCCTCGGATTATCCACCTCTTCGGCAGCTATATCCTCTGGCAGTTCGATATGTGTCGCTCCCGGCCTTTCTTCCTGTGCCAGCCGAAATGCCTCTCTGACTATAGAAGGGATATGTGAGCTATGGGTGACCTGTTTGGTGTACTTGGTAAGCGAGTGCATCATTTTGACCACATCGATGATCTGAAATTTCCCCTGTTTACTCTTTTTGATTGGCTTCTGCCCTGTAATAATAACAAGTGGCATAGCACCTAATTGAGCATAAGCTGCCGGGGTCACCAGATTGGTTGCCCCCGGCCCTAGGGTAGAGAGACAAACTCCCGCTTTGCCTGTTAACCTACCGTAAGTCGAAGCCATGAATCCCGCTCCCTGCTCATGCCGGTTAAGAATCAACTCTATTTTCTCTGATTTCCTGATAGATTCAAGCAAATCAAGGTTTTCTTCACCAGGCAGTCCAAAAACATACTCCACACCTTCATTCTCTAAGGCCTTAATAAATAAATCTGATGCTTTCATCTTTTTATGTTTTGTTTTTTATTGCCAATGGATTCTAGCAAATACTATAATCATCCCTGTGTGTGGCTTCTGACACGTTGAAATTTATATGTTTATAATAGTTCTTCGAGGTCAAATCCCTTATCACATAGTGGCTTCTTTCTATTTAAAACATGGATTGAAATTCATAAGCCATTAAAAGAAAAAGCTATTGCATAAATTTCCAACGCATATTATTTAGAAACATTCAATGTTCAATTTCTATTGCTATTTTTCCATAGAAGTTATCATCACCAGCTTTTGTTTCCAAAAGTTTATGTGCTTCGCCAATATCTGACAAGGAAAACACTTTGGTTAATATAGGTTTTAGTTTTTTGCTTTCTACAAGTTTAGTCAGCTCATTTAGTTTATTTCTATTCTGCCTCGTAAAAACAAAATGATAGGTTGCATTTTTCCCCCAAGCTTCAATAAGGTTTTGCGGCTTATCTATATCAACTATTGTAACAACCTGCCCTAACTGGCCAAGTACTTTGCCACTATCAGACAGCGTGTCACCACCGATAGTATCAATTATCACATCTACTCCTTTATTATTTATTAATTGATTAATTATTTGGATGTAGTCTTCATTTTTGTAGTCTATGACAAAATCAGCTCCTAACTCAAGAAGAAACGAGTGGTGGACTTTTCTCGCTGTTGTAAATACAGTTGCTCCCATCGCTTTAGCAATTTGAATAGTCGGTATTCCTACTCCACCTGCACCTCCGTGAATCAATATTGTCTGATTAATTTTAAGCTGTGCCCTTGTAACAAGCATTTCCCAAGCAGTACCAGCAGCTAATGGAAGCGTCGCAGCCTCTAAATGACTTATATTTTTAGGTTTTAGACCAATGATTGATTCATGGGCACAGTGATATTGTGCATAACTTCCATGACCATTAAAAATTTCAGGAGAATAATAGACTTCATCACCGACTTTAAAATTCTCAACCCCTGGGCCAATTTCCACAATCACGCCTGAGATATCATGCCCTGTAATAACCGGTAAGGTTAATTCATTTTTATAATCTCCACGACGGACTTGATAATCCAAAGGATTGACGGAAGAGGCAAGAACCTTTACTAAAACTTCTTGAATCTTTGGTTTTGGTGTAGGCACTTCTGTAATTTTAAAACTATCAAAAGACCCGAATTCATTTAATATTGCTGCTTTCATTATATTTAAGTTTATAAACATCTATTTTTTTGTTACTATTTCATTTGCCCAATAATCCAATCGGTCACATCTTGGAGAACTAAAGGGGCTATCGTCTGTTCAATGACTGAATATTCCATTGGTGAGCCCGTGGCAGACTCTTGAAAGAGATGATTCAAACCTTCATACTCTTTAACAGTGACCCTATTGTTACCTCCTCTCTTCAAAGCATCTTTAATCGCAGATAGATTTTCCTTTGGAGGAACCTGGAGGTCTTTTTCTCCATTAATTGCCAACACCTCACATGTTACCTTTTCAAGAGCCTCAGATGGGTCATATCGCAAAAAATAGGTTACCCAAGGAGATGTAAATAGATTTACCTGTGCAGAGATAAATTCCTCTTTTGTCATTCCTTCAGGAATATTGTTTGCAGAATCATCATTTAGAGATTCCTCCAACGTCCTTCTAAGGATAGACTTTAAGTCTAAATCATCTCCAGTGCTCACTATTACATCAAAAATCTTGGAATTTGTTTGTAGTAAATTTTCAATTTCAGCTTCAGAGGCCCCCATAACTCTTTCGATAAGTTCTTCCTGAAGCAGCAACAATTTATCTCCACGAATTCCAGATCCGGCCATTAAAACAATAAAACCAACATCGGCTGATTCCGCGGCAACCATTGGCGCTATCAACCCTCCTTCACTATGACCTATTAGTCCAATGTTAGTTGTATCAACTTCATTTCTGGATTTCAAAAAGGCAATTGCACTTGCAACATCGCCGGCAAAATCAGCAGTGGTAGCCGAGCTAAAATCACCCGTGGATTCTCCGAATCCCCTATCATCAAACCTTAAAACAGCGATTCCATTTCTAGTCAAATAATCAGATAATACCAGAAAAGGCTTGTGCCCCATTAGTTCCTCATCCCTGTTTTGTGGGCCGCTTCCCGAAATTAGAATAACGGCAGGAAAACTCCCTTTATCGGGAGGAAATGTAAGAGTCCCTGCAAGTTTAATTTTAGCTTGGGGGTTTTCAAAGGTTACATTTTCTGAAATGTAAGGATATGGTTTTGTAGGCTCCTGAGGACGTGGCGCTACATTTTCTTCAATTAACTGTTTTGAAAGGTTAAGCGGAAAGTCCTGATTGTTTTGCTTAAATGTTCCAACCATCAAACTATCATCCTTATGAACACCTTCATATGTAATACCTGCCATTGGAACCTCAAAAACAATAAATGATTCATTGAGTGTTGTGGTAACCGGTATATCTTTTACACCTTGATCGGGGCTGTCCATAGTAGTTCTATAGCCATTCTCATCTTCAGAAACGTTAAAAGAAACAGTCAAGCGAGTTCCATGAATAGTAAGCTTCCCACTCCATTTACCCGCTATATCTTGAGCTGTTAGCGATTGAGTTGATAATAAAACCATCAACGCTATTATAAGTTTATGCATAATTGGTTCTTTTGATAATTGATACATCCTATACTTCTTAATCCTCCTAAAACCTATGTGAGATTCCAACACCTAAAATTCCAATTCCATAGTACGTTCTATCGTACTTCAAACCTAACTCAGTCCCGGAAACTATTTTATTATATCGCTTCACGGATCTATCTAAGAGAATATTTGATCTAATGTTAAAGAAGGCTGAAACTAATCCCGCAGTACCTAATGCAGCCCAATAGGAATCACTATCCCGTTTATCCGGCCTAAATAAAACATACAATGATAAACCGGAGGTAATTAAGCCAATGACCTTAGCTGTTTTCATTGAGTTCTTAAACTTATTGAAATCCCTAGTAACCTCTGAATCATTTACCTGAATTAAAGGGATTTGCAACCCATACGGACTTTCAAAAGTTTGGCCATTATAGATATACTTAGTACTAAACACTCCTCTTTTTACTTCAATGGAATGAAAATCCTTATCGGATTGGGCGAATGAATCAAAATGGAATCCTATAATAAATAAGATCAATATATTAAACTTCATAATTAATTTGATAGCTAATTTTATCTTCTACTTTAACTCTGTAAGAAAATCTATTTAAGCTTATTCTTTCTAAGATATGGAAACTATATTTTATAAAACATTGACTTATGCTGTCAATATGTTAGATTCGACATAAAATCTCTGATCTTATTTATGATTTCATCCCCATCTTCTTCCAGAGCAAAATGTCCTGTATCGTAAATATTATAGTCAATGTTTTTTACATCTTTTTTAAATGCTTCTGCACCGCTTTCGGGAAAGTATTCATCGTTTTTCCCCCAGACGACCAACAAGGGCGGTTGATTATCCCTAAGATATTTTTGCCATTTTGGATATAGTTTTAAGTTGTTTTGATAGTCGTACCATAAATCCAAATTGACTTTATGGGCATTGGGACGGCTCATTCTTAAATAATCCAAATGCCAAGTATCAGGATTTACATTTTCGGGATTTCGGGTTCCATGGGTGTAGTCCCACTTTAAACCATCCAGTGTAAAAGCAGGCAGTAATGCCTTTTCGGTACTATCATTCCTATCCGCCCAAAGGGCTTTAATCCCTTTCCATATTTCTCCTATACCTTCCTCATAGGCATTTCCATTTTGTGTAATGATGGCAGTGACTTTTTCCGGGTGTGCTGTAGCAATTCTAAATCCTATAGGGGCACCATAATCCTGCATCATTATGGCGTAAGAACCAATACCTTTCTTTTCTAAAAACGCATTCATCGTTAGCGAAATATTGTCAAAGGTGTACTCGTACTCTTCGGGAGAGGGGAAATCACTTAATCCAAATCCTGGGTAATCAGGTGCTATTAAATAAAATTTATCTGAAAGTTGATTCAACACTTTCCTGTATTGATGGGAAGAGGAAGGATAACCGTGCAATAATACCATCGCTGGATTTTCAGCATTTCCTGTTTCTCGATATGCGATGTTTACTCCATCCACATCTAATGTTTTATATTTTATTTGTTGCATTTCTTTTTCTTTTTTAATGAGCACTTTATTTTCTATAGTTGAATTCTCTTGACATCCATAAACTAACATCATTAGTAAAAAGCAAAATATACTTAAATTCTTCATAGGCGATTTGAGTTTCATATTTATTGGTTCACTTTTTTTCTACCACGTTCTTTAAGCCATGATTCATCAGTTCAAAACCTTGCCTAGTACTGTTTTCAAGTTTTTTACGGAATAAATTCACTAGAACCCCTCTAAATTTTTCACTATGGATAAAAATAGTTGTGCCGTTCCCGTTATCTATGAGTTCAAACTTATGTTCGCCATCAAAAACACCTTTGAATAATAACTTCCCCATCCAACGAAACTCTTTGTTTTGTTCAAATTCCAAAACGGTTGGCTTAAATGTCATACTTTTACCTTCTGGCGAGCTAATGCATACTGTAATTTGACTACCTACCTTAGGCTCCCCTTTAATACTTTTAATAAAAGGATTCCAATTGCTGTAATTATCAAAGTCTGTTAATACTGTCCAAACTTTATCAGGCGTGGAATTGATTATGATTTGTGTTTTGATATCCATTGCAACTAGTTAAGTTCTGAACTCAATATTTATTTCATCTAATTATAATTTGTTTCTTAAAGGACACTAACCTTCCCGTGACTAAGGAAATGGGATAGCCTGTCCCGTCTCGATAATTTTCGGGATCGTTTCGGGATAATCTCTCATACATTATAATCATCGCAGTATGATCCATACTTACGGGATCATGCTCGATTATATATATTTACACTTTAGTTTTAAAGGCTATTATTTGAATTTCCAATTAATTAGTAAACTTCAGCTTATTCAACATTTCATCTGTCACCTCATTGGAATAAATACTAAAGGAATTAATCAAAGTCCCTTTTAAATTATACTTCTCTGAGGTAACCGCATATAGTATAGCTGAATTATCGGGACTGGAGTCATCATCTTCAAACCTAAAGTAGTTGTCAATATTAAATTCATCATGAAATATTCTGTACATCCCATTTCTACATTCAATACAGTTTTGTTTTAGGTTAAAATCCTCTACATACCCTTCCTTTTTCAGGTCGGACAATGCTTCTATTAAATTATCGTATGATTTCATTTGAGTTTGTGCGTTTATTAGAGCTTGTCGTAACCTTTAAATTTTTTACTTACTACGCGTTTCCATTCTGGGAACCTCTTAATGTAAGCGAATACAAAAGGACAGAAAGGCAATAACTTTAGATTATGATTTTCGAGATAATGCAAGGTCTTTTCAACTACCGCACTTGCCGCCCCAGTCCCTTCTAATTCAGGGTCAGTTTCGGTGTGTACAAGAGCTATCTGACTCCCAAATTCACCATAATTGGTAAAGGCATATTTCCCGTCTATTTCTATTTCGAAACGTCTTTTACCTTCATTTTTTACCAGGGGAATTTCTACAAATATTGGCTTCATATGTTTTTTAAATGTAAAGTGAGTATTTCCTGCGATCTGAATCTTCTACTTTTAGCAAACATTTTGTCAATCAAAAATTCTCATTATTGACCATTCTACTGTAAGCTTGTCATAGTATAGTTTGCACCTTCTGGAGTGGGATCACCAAATTAATTGCAAGAGAAACGGGCAGAAAGTGAACAATCCCTATACTAATTAAGGGCAACACCATAACCACGTTCAGGATATGTGTTTGGTAGCAATGCCTGCCTAAGCCGACACTGCTTATGACGAAATTTTATTCTTTGAACAAAGCATCCCTCAATACAGCCGAGGCCTGACTCAACGCCTCCTGTACACCTGGAATGTGTGAAAGGGGATTCAGCATTCCATAATCGTGTATCATTCCTGTATACACTGTAACAGTGGTCGGCACCCCAGCTTCATCTAATTTGCGGCCGTAAGCAACGCCTTCATCATATAGGATGTCGTTTTCAGCAACCTGAATTAATGCTGGAGGCAATCCTGCTAACTCTTCTAAGGAAGCGTTGA from Algoriphagus sp. NG3 encodes the following:
- a CDS encoding NAD-dependent succinate-semialdehyde dehydrogenase; this encodes MSKAMTINPVNGETVAEYERIAISKAKEKIALAKEAYISWKETSFAERSKLMYALADLFDSGKEEYAQLTTTEMGKTIGQARKEIEKCAWVCRFYADNSESLLGKEIVDTEAHKSYVTFQPMGVILAVMPWNFPFYQVVRFAAPALMAGNTGVLKHASNVQGSAFALEDAFRKAGFPEGIFTNLNINAGNVKDVIEDKNIVAVTLTGSDPAGRSVATVAGANLKKTVLELGGSDAYIVLDDADLEEATDLATFGRLQNNGQTCIAAKRFVVLDAIYDSFLERFVKKMRQAKMGDPMDESTYYGPMARLDLRDEIHEQVTKTIAQGGRLILGGKIPEGRGAYYPATILVDVKPGMEAFDNELFGSVASLIRATDEDEAIALANNSQFGLGSGVITSDRERGEKVALQLEAGSCFVNKLVTSDPRLPFGGIKNSGYGRELSGYGIREFVNIKSLWID
- a CDS encoding LLM class oxidoreductase; this encodes MSTLKKIANKGKLTLGLIFPIEAYSGSVAKMENQEKLAKRVEELGFKALWFRDVPFNDPSFGDAGQLYDPWIYMTHIMNHTSKIALGSASIILPLRHPVHTAKSINSLQILSNERLVLGVASGDRPIEYPAFNQNLADKSELFRDSYFYIKALQGDFPAYSSKYYGKTNGAIDLVPKYYKKTPMLITGHSGQSLEWIAEHSDGWLYYPRDFKTLPIVMQQWRDALKGINSDWKPFMQSLYVDLTKDPKARPTPIHLGIKSGTEYLYTHLRLLESYGVNHVILNLKYGSRPAEEVIEEIGENILPHFS
- a CDS encoding alpha/beta hydrolase, with translation MKIIKILRFLFSVVVAFVGIALILVYYPVPSRAQHVGISEERATVLRNNFKEPHHLIQTNDGETLFLRRWNPDSLFSDKKEIAILILHGITAHSGAYEMAGKPFSESGYTTFGLDYRGHGLSGGNRGDSPGMGRWITDMAETVAYIKELGFSEVVVLGHSMGVAATFYLANEIPEEMSGVVLLSGAYEGREGLSKPPSFMDKVKFLANAVFRPSHQSVDYYREGMTVTQDSLFTMSYTPRFLMMVDEDKLRLPKDMNIPVLVGVGDKDELFTVEKVKELYDLIPGDKKEFLVMENTTHSVIPRESWMEIVSWLDRNYMNPDITN
- a CDS encoding RidA family protein, encoding MDSNHISFNDSHGKTAMIETNVSLSQKLLNMYYYKLSLILAFLLYSFHSLSQTIDQRLKELELTLPEVETPVATYLKWKQVDNLLYISGTGSDIFGKVGSDLTVDEGYQAARSAGLQIIAVLQASTGDLTKINQFVKVLGMVNSDPGFSEQSMVINGFSDLIVEVFGDKGKHTRSAIGVAALPNNIAVEIEVIVELKKQ
- a CDS encoding MBL fold metallo-hydrolase, which encodes MKIHHLRNATLIIEVGDQVILVDPMLGKKGESSPSFTFFRFKPQRNPIVNLPDNAAALLSKVTHCLITHLHPDHIDQSGVEFLKANQTPVTCSAKDETKLKSKGIKIAQTVNYWEEIDFLGGRIQGIPAVHGYGFAAKLMGDVMGFFISFPNEKSIYLSSDTIYTEAVHKVLTEFKPDISVVACGTAQLDLFQPLLMRTEDILKFAHNAPGKVIANHMEAVNHCPTSRHQLSELLHKSNLLSKVHIPEDGEEKVY